A stretch of Dyella sp. BiH032 DNA encodes these proteins:
- a CDS encoding LacI family DNA-binding transcriptional regulator, translating to MRVRLEDVARATGVSPKTVSRVLNDEPSVKESTRKKVLAAMEAMNYRPSPAARGLAGSRSFLVAMLYDNNDNPASTYLAEIQDGVLDACDANRYSMMVCPLRTRGQDLIRRIDALVSDHHVDGIVMTPPLTDNATLLRRLKEHGVPYTSISPLHREHTIGVCMDEQQAARALVEHLIGLGHRRIAHILGIANHGASRWRLQGYKDALAGAGLPYDEDYVVQGEFSFGSGVLAARELFELPHPPTAIFAANDDMAAGVMWAANERGLKVPRDLSVCGFDDTPLATQLWPPLTTVRQPSREMGKLATLQLMDKLRGRGTGLLLQVPYALQLRESTGKVPRGKG from the coding sequence CGCGCGCGACGGGCGTGTCGCCCAAGACGGTGTCCCGCGTCCTGAACGACGAGCCGTCGGTGAAGGAGTCCACGCGCAAGAAAGTGCTGGCTGCGATGGAGGCGATGAACTACCGCCCCAGTCCCGCCGCGCGCGGGCTCGCCGGCAGCCGTTCGTTCCTCGTCGCGATGCTCTACGACAACAACGACAACCCGGCGTCGACCTACCTGGCGGAGATCCAGGATGGCGTGCTCGACGCCTGCGACGCCAACCGCTACAGCATGATGGTGTGCCCCTTGCGCACGCGCGGGCAGGACCTGATCCGCCGCATTGACGCACTGGTGAGCGACCACCACGTGGACGGCATCGTGATGACCCCGCCGCTCACCGACAACGCCACGCTCCTGCGCCGGCTGAAGGAGCATGGCGTTCCGTACACCAGCATTTCGCCGCTGCACCGCGAGCACACCATCGGCGTATGCATGGACGAGCAGCAGGCGGCCCGCGCGCTGGTAGAACACCTGATCGGACTGGGCCACCGGCGCATCGCGCACATCCTCGGCATCGCCAACCACGGCGCCAGCCGCTGGCGCCTGCAGGGCTACAAGGACGCGCTGGCCGGTGCCGGCCTGCCGTACGACGAGGACTACGTCGTGCAAGGCGAATTCAGCTTCGGCTCCGGCGTGCTCGCCGCGCGCGAGCTGTTCGAATTGCCGCATCCGCCGACAGCCATCTTCGCCGCGAACGACGACATGGCCGCCGGTGTGATGTGGGCGGCGAACGAGCGCGGCTTGAAGGTGCCGCGCGATCTTTCCGTCTGCGGTTTCGACGACACGCCGCTGGCGACGCAGCTGTGGCCGCCGCTGACCACGGTGCGGCAGCCGAGCCGGGAGATGGGGAAGCTCGCGACCTTGCAGTTGATGGACAAGTTGCGCGGGCGCGGCACGGGCTTGCTGTTGCAGGTGCCGTATGCGTTGCAGTTGAGGGAGTCGACGGGGAAGGTGCCGCGGGGGAAGGGGTGA
- a CDS encoding glycoside hydrolase family 3 N-terminal domain-containing protein, whose protein sequence is MHPERWPVATWPLPQDPALEQRVAALMAKMSVEDKVGQVIQADILSVTPDDVRKYRLGSILAGGNSKPGAKLTATAEQWKVLADAFDRAAMDTSGGHPAIPLLFGIDAVHGHNNTVGATLFPQNSALGNARDPELIREIGAATAAEVRATGINWTFAPTLAVPQDLRWGRAYEGYSQDPRIVAQYATAMIEGLQGKVGTPGFLDASHAIASAKHFLADGGTQNGTDQGDAQISETQLREIHAAGYPPAIDAGVQTVMASFSSWNGQKMHGNKALLTDVLKGRMDFQGFVVGDWNGHGQVPGCSNVDCPASIEAGVDMLMAPDSWRGLYEHTLAEAKSGALPMKRLDDAVARILRVKFRMGLFEAGLPSAQPLAKRSAEIVGSPAHRALARRAVRESMVLLKNNGGLLPLDPHKHILVAGDAADNISRQSGGWTLTWQGTGLKNADFPGATSIGAGMAAQVKAAGGEVEIAADGRYARKPDVAVVVFGEDPYAEFQGDLPNLLYRPGDEHDLELLRRLKGEGIPVVAVFLSGRPLWVNREINAADAFVAAGLPGSEGGGVADVLLRAKDGSVAHDFHGKLAYAWPRTAVQSAGAQFAFGYGLTYADHTAVPELPEVSGITGEQIPVGNYLERGKAVHGYRMSLAGADGAAVPADVSAAATADGSLRMTALDYKAQEDARRFGWSKGGASVSIQAGAPMDLDRQTNGDVLLVTTLRVDSLPVGDAWVGMGCGQGCMGRVSLLKPLSSLAITRWASVGVPLKCFRAAGADMHRIDRPFVMTADGKATLVVSRVALGTDADVIVDCAK, encoded by the coding sequence GTGCATCCGGAACGATGGCCTGTGGCGACATGGCCGCTGCCGCAAGACCCGGCACTGGAACAGCGCGTGGCGGCGTTGATGGCGAAGATGTCGGTGGAGGACAAGGTCGGCCAGGTGATACAGGCCGATATCCTCAGCGTGACGCCGGACGACGTGCGCAAGTACCGGCTCGGTTCCATCCTTGCCGGCGGCAACTCCAAGCCGGGTGCGAAGCTCACCGCGACGGCCGAACAATGGAAAGTGCTGGCTGACGCATTCGATCGCGCGGCGATGGACACCAGCGGCGGTCATCCGGCCATCCCGCTGCTGTTCGGCATCGACGCGGTGCACGGACACAACAACACCGTCGGCGCGACGCTGTTTCCGCAGAACTCGGCGCTGGGCAACGCGCGCGATCCGGAACTGATCCGCGAGATCGGCGCGGCGACCGCGGCCGAAGTGCGCGCCACCGGCATCAACTGGACCTTCGCGCCCACGCTCGCCGTGCCGCAGGATTTGCGCTGGGGGCGCGCCTACGAAGGCTATTCGCAGGACCCGCGCATCGTCGCGCAGTACGCCACCGCGATGATCGAAGGCTTGCAGGGCAAGGTCGGTACGCCGGGCTTCCTCGACGCCTCGCACGCCATCGCCTCAGCCAAGCATTTCCTCGCCGATGGCGGCACCCAGAACGGCACGGACCAAGGCGATGCGCAGATCAGCGAAACGCAACTGCGCGAGATCCATGCGGCCGGTTATCCGCCCGCGATCGACGCCGGCGTGCAGACGGTGATGGCCTCGTTCTCCAGCTGGAACGGCCAGAAGATGCACGGCAACAAGGCGCTGCTTACTGACGTGCTCAAGGGCCGCATGGATTTCCAGGGCTTCGTGGTCGGCGACTGGAACGGTCACGGCCAGGTGCCCGGCTGCAGCAACGTCGATTGCCCGGCGTCGATCGAAGCCGGCGTCGACATGCTGATGGCGCCGGACAGCTGGCGCGGCCTGTACGAGCACACGCTGGCGGAGGCGAAGTCCGGCGCGCTGCCGATGAAGCGCCTGGACGACGCGGTCGCGCGCATCTTGCGCGTCAAATTCCGCATGGGGCTATTCGAGGCCGGCTTGCCTTCCGCGCAGCCGCTTGCGAAGCGCTCGGCCGAGATCGTCGGCAGTCCAGCACATCGTGCGCTGGCGCGGCGCGCCGTGCGCGAATCGATGGTGCTGCTGAAGAACAACGGCGGCCTGCTGCCGCTCGATCCGCACAAGCACATCCTGGTAGCCGGCGATGCGGCGGACAACATCTCGCGCCAGAGCGGCGGCTGGACGCTGACCTGGCAGGGCACGGGCCTGAAGAACGCCGATTTTCCGGGCGCGACGTCGATCGGCGCAGGCATGGCCGCACAGGTGAAAGCCGCGGGTGGCGAGGTGGAGATCGCCGCCGACGGCCGCTATGCGCGCAAGCCGGACGTGGCGGTGGTGGTGTTCGGCGAAGACCCGTATGCCGAGTTCCAGGGCGACCTGCCGAACCTGCTCTATCGCCCGGGCGACGAGCATGACCTGGAGCTGTTGCGTCGTTTGAAAGGCGAAGGCATCCCCGTCGTCGCCGTGTTTCTCAGTGGTCGTCCGTTGTGGGTGAACCGCGAGATCAATGCGGCCGATGCCTTCGTCGCCGCAGGGCTGCCCGGCAGTGAAGGCGGCGGCGTCGCGGACGTGCTGCTGCGCGCGAAGGATGGCAGCGTTGCGCACGACTTCCACGGCAAGCTTGCCTACGCCTGGCCGCGCACCGCGGTGCAGAGCGCGGGCGCACAGTTCGCGTTCGGATACGGCCTGACCTACGCGGACCACACCGCGGTGCCGGAGCTGCCCGAGGTGTCCGGCATCACCGGCGAGCAGATTCCGGTGGGCAATTACCTGGAGCGCGGCAAGGCCGTGCACGGCTATCGCATGAGCCTGGCCGGCGCGGACGGTGCCGCCGTGCCGGCCGACGTCTCGGCCGCCGCGACCGCCGACGGCAGCCTGCGCATGACGGCGCTCGACTACAAGGCGCAGGAAGACGCACGTCGTTTCGGTTGGAGCAAGGGCGGCGCGTCGGTGTCGATCCAGGCGGGCGCGCCGATGGATCTCGATCGCCAGACCAATGGCGACGTGCTGCTGGTGACCACGTTGCGCGTGGACTCGCTGCCGGTGGGCGACGCATGGGTCGGCATGGGCTGCGGGCAGGGCTGCATGGGCCGCGTGTCGCTGCTCAAGCCGCTGTCCTCGCTCGCCATCACCCGCTGGGCGAGCGTCGGCGTACCGCTGAAATGCTTCCGCGCCGCCGGTGCCGATATGCATCGCATCGATCGTCCGTTCGTCATGACGGCGGACGGAAAAGCCACGCTCGTGGTGTCCCGCGTGGCGCTGGGCACGGACGCGGACGTGATCGTGGACTGCGCCAAGTGA
- a CDS encoding TonB-dependent receptor, which yields MKLRYSALYVAMAFALAPGAVFAADQQDTSQNTQAPGTAPEKKVKQLDAIEVSATKRETPLQKTPVAVSAITPDLLDKERVMTVQDLTKLVPGLQGTAQGDHGVVTLTMRGIGNDSAKTEYADPEVATFVDGVYSPRAEAASGLLLDMEGVEVLRGPQGTLWGRNSTAGAISFQTAKPDIAAGFYGNAQIEAGNYNLTSARAAVNLPVSSTFALRVAVAKVQHDGYVDYQNPAGQLPSIAQQQAAYLAGGGNPAKFRPIDPSLFVQGGDKYSAQDQTAARVSALWQPNDAFKWNLAYEYFIDRGTLNMSLMQTPRQGQDFWSALIDTAPYLHRNSGTVRSRMDWTINDGMQLSYIAGYNKFSGKSQFDQDSGVQVPTSFATGAQSQNDRTNSSNYKSYSHEFNLRSTGEQTVDWIVGAYYGYEDNNIRFDIPIMNGTMVSESVAWQGSFIQPKETVKSTAAFGQATWHVSDHWRLTGGVRWSDDVKKNIDGRGWGWAYDPTVPQVPIAPSTYPSPATGFNISTRNDAKYSDDRVTWLVRADTDISSNGLLYASVSTGYKSGGTQDAGTLYKPEKLTNYEIGTKFVFLDGKLTWNTAAYYEDFKDFQLSAPITYPDGNRGLGFNNVKGSTKVAGLESELAFQQKDDRANLVFSYIPKKTLGTLLYAGSNDYQGLPPCAPQSGISACMDISGNDLPHAPTVSLTAIYEHDFHLGNGGRLTPRFSGQYQGDQWLSTFNLGDGDKQKAYFRGDLALRYTEPQDRWWASAYVQNFTDGRVRTSAGRFAMPDGSFQYVSQYLPPRTFGVQVGVWF from the coding sequence ATGAAGTTGCGCTACTCGGCTTTGTACGTCGCCATGGCATTCGCGCTCGCTCCGGGTGCGGTGTTCGCGGCCGATCAGCAGGACACCTCGCAGAACACCCAGGCGCCGGGTACGGCGCCGGAGAAGAAGGTCAAGCAGTTGGATGCCATCGAGGTGAGCGCGACCAAGCGCGAGACCCCGCTGCAGAAAACCCCCGTCGCCGTCAGCGCGATCACGCCCGATCTCCTGGACAAGGAGCGCGTGATGACCGTGCAGGACCTGACCAAGCTGGTGCCGGGCCTGCAGGGCACCGCGCAGGGCGACCACGGCGTGGTGACGCTGACCATGCGCGGCATCGGCAATGACAGCGCCAAGACCGAATATGCCGATCCGGAAGTGGCCACCTTCGTCGACGGCGTGTACTCGCCGCGCGCCGAAGCTGCTTCGGGCCTGCTGCTGGACATGGAAGGCGTCGAAGTGCTGCGTGGCCCGCAAGGCACGCTGTGGGGCCGCAACTCCACCGCGGGCGCGATCAGCTTCCAGACCGCCAAGCCCGACATCGCCGCAGGCTTCTACGGCAACGCGCAGATCGAAGCCGGCAACTACAACCTGACGAGCGCGCGCGCGGCGGTGAACCTGCCGGTGAGCAGCACGTTCGCGTTGCGCGTGGCCGTGGCGAAGGTGCAGCACGACGGCTACGTGGACTACCAGAATCCTGCCGGGCAGCTGCCGAGCATCGCACAGCAGCAGGCGGCGTACCTGGCCGGCGGCGGCAACCCGGCGAAGTTCCGCCCGATCGACCCCAGCCTGTTCGTGCAGGGCGGCGACAAGTACAGCGCGCAGGACCAGACCGCCGCCCGCGTCAGCGCGCTGTGGCAGCCGAACGATGCGTTCAAGTGGAACCTCGCGTACGAGTACTTCATCGACCGCGGCACGCTCAACATGAGCCTGATGCAGACCCCGCGCCAGGGGCAGGATTTCTGGTCGGCGCTGATCGACACCGCGCCGTACCTGCACCGCAACTCCGGCACGGTGCGCAGCCGGATGGACTGGACCATCAACGACGGCATGCAGCTGAGCTACATCGCCGGCTACAACAAGTTCTCCGGCAAGAGCCAGTTCGACCAGGACTCGGGCGTGCAGGTGCCGACCAGCTTCGCCACCGGCGCGCAGTCGCAGAACGACCGCACCAATTCCTCCAACTACAAGAGCTACAGCCACGAGTTCAACCTGCGCTCCACCGGCGAGCAGACCGTGGACTGGATCGTCGGTGCCTACTACGGCTACGAAGACAACAACATCCGCTTCGACATCCCGATCATGAACGGCACGATGGTGTCGGAGTCCGTCGCATGGCAGGGCTCCTTCATCCAGCCGAAGGAGACGGTGAAGTCGACCGCGGCGTTCGGCCAGGCGACTTGGCATGTGTCCGACCACTGGCGCCTCACCGGTGGCGTGCGCTGGTCCGACGACGTGAAGAAGAACATCGACGGCCGCGGCTGGGGCTGGGCCTACGACCCGACCGTGCCGCAGGTGCCGATCGCGCCGAGCACGTATCCGAGCCCGGCGACTGGCTTCAACATCTCCACGCGCAACGACGCCAAGTACAGCGACGACCGCGTGACCTGGCTGGTGCGCGCGGATACCGACATCAGCAGCAACGGCCTGCTGTACGCCAGCGTGTCCACCGGCTACAAGTCCGGCGGCACGCAGGACGCCGGCACGCTGTACAAGCCGGAGAAGCTGACCAACTACGAGATCGGCACTAAGTTCGTCTTCCTCGACGGCAAGCTGACCTGGAACACGGCGGCGTACTACGAGGACTTCAAGGACTTCCAGCTGTCCGCGCCGATCACCTATCCGGACGGCAACCGCGGCTTGGGCTTCAACAACGTCAAGGGCAGCACCAAGGTAGCGGGCCTGGAGTCCGAGCTGGCCTTCCAGCAGAAGGACGACCGCGCCAACCTGGTGTTCTCGTACATTCCGAAGAAGACGCTCGGCACCCTGCTCTACGCCGGCAGCAACGACTACCAGGGCCTGCCGCCGTGCGCGCCGCAGTCGGGCATCTCCGCGTGCATGGACATCTCGGGCAACGACCTGCCGCATGCGCCCACCGTGTCGCTCACCGCGATCTACGAGCACGATTTCCACCTGGGCAACGGCGGCCGCCTGACGCCGCGCTTCAGCGGCCAGTACCAGGGCGACCAGTGGCTGAGCACGTTCAACCTGGGCGACGGCGACAAGCAGAAGGCCTACTTCCGCGGCGACCTGGCCCTGCGCTACACCGAGCCGCAGGACCGCTGGTGGGCCTCCGCCTACGTGCAGAACTTCACCGACGGACGCGTGCGTACCAGCGCCGGCCGCTTTGCGATGCCGGACGGCAGCTTCCAGTACGTCTCGCAGTATCTGCCGCCGCGGACGTTCGGCGTGCAGGTGGGTGTGTGGTTCTGA
- a CDS encoding EamA family transporter, with the protein MPPRSNAQIAIAIGALLIAMVSYQCGASLAKHLFPQVGAQGATAYRLGLSALILLLWRRPWRRSNRKGDWRVLWGYGLAMGAMNLVFYLSLRTIPLGIAVALEFTGPLALAMFSSRRLVDFVWIALVIAGLVLLLPLRGQAQSLDPVGVMYALAAGVGWVLYIVLGQRTGAAYGKDAVTLGTTIGALVAIPFGVAHAGSALLSPALLPYAFGVALLSSALPYSLEMVSMTRLPARTFSTLLSLEPAVAAMAGVTLLGERLSLLQWLAIGAIIVASAGTALSVRRPAVAEPPLAN; encoded by the coding sequence ATGCCTCCCCGTTCCAACGCTCAGATCGCCATCGCGATCGGCGCCCTGCTGATCGCCATGGTCTCGTACCAGTGCGGCGCCTCGCTGGCCAAGCACCTGTTCCCGCAGGTGGGCGCGCAGGGTGCGACGGCGTACCGGCTGGGGCTCAGCGCGCTCATCCTGTTGTTGTGGCGTCGGCCCTGGCGCCGGTCGAACCGCAAGGGCGACTGGCGTGTGCTGTGGGGTTACGGCCTGGCCATGGGTGCAATGAACCTGGTGTTCTATCTCTCGCTGCGGACGATCCCGCTCGGCATCGCGGTGGCGCTGGAATTCACCGGCCCGCTGGCGCTGGCGATGTTCAGTTCGCGGCGCCTGGTCGATTTCGTGTGGATCGCGCTGGTGATCGCCGGGCTGGTCTTGCTGCTGCCGCTGCGCGGGCAGGCGCAGTCGCTCGACCCAGTGGGCGTCATGTATGCGCTCGCCGCGGGCGTGGGCTGGGTGCTGTACATCGTGCTGGGCCAGCGCACGGGCGCGGCCTACGGCAAGGACGCGGTGACCCTGGGTACCACGATCGGCGCGCTGGTGGCGATTCCCTTCGGCGTCGCGCACGCGGGTAGCGCGCTGCTCTCGCCGGCGCTGCTGCCCTATGCGTTCGGCGTGGCCCTGCTCAGTTCGGCATTGCCGTACTCGCTGGAAATGGTCTCGATGACGCGCCTGCCCGCGCGCACTTTCAGCACCTTGCTGAGCCTGGAGCCGGCCGTGGCCGCGATGGCCGGTGTCACGCTGCTCGGCGAACGGCTCAGCCTGCTGCAGTGGCTGGCGATCGGGGCGATCATCGTGGCCTCGGCGGGCACGGCACTGAGTGTGCGGCGGCCCGCCGTGGCGGAGCCGCCGTTGGCGAACTGA
- a CDS encoding TetR/AcrR family transcriptional regulator has translation MRYRAEHKQETYDRVLKVAADAIREAGPQQVSVAGVMAKAGLTHGGFYAHFASKDALIAEAIDAMFSESCEWFLRKTAALPPAEALWSYIRFYLSRQHRDAAGRGCPVAALLSDIPRASAPAKQAFARGADRLKHEFARLLEQLGHADADAQADTLMAELAGALMLARAEPRQKRSDAILMRGRMALKHRYRLEDLP, from the coding sequence GTGAGATACCGCGCTGAACACAAGCAGGAAACCTATGACCGGGTGCTCAAGGTGGCGGCAGATGCCATCCGCGAGGCCGGTCCGCAGCAGGTGAGCGTGGCTGGCGTCATGGCCAAGGCCGGTCTGACGCACGGCGGTTTCTATGCGCATTTCGCCTCGAAGGACGCGCTCATCGCCGAAGCCATCGACGCCATGTTCAGCGAGAGCTGCGAGTGGTTCCTGCGCAAGACCGCCGCGCTGCCGCCGGCCGAAGCCCTGTGGAGCTACATCCGTTTCTACCTCTCGCGCCAGCATCGCGACGCGGCCGGCCGCGGCTGCCCGGTGGCCGCCTTGCTGTCGGACATCCCGCGGGCTTCGGCGCCGGCGAAACAAGCGTTCGCGCGCGGTGCGGACCGTCTCAAGCACGAGTTCGCGCGCCTGCTGGAACAACTGGGCCACGCCGACGCCGATGCGCAGGCCGACACGCTGATGGCCGAGCTGGCCGGCGCGCTGATGCTGGCCCGCGCGGAGCCGCGCCAAAAGCGTTCGGACGCCATCCTCATGCGCGGCCGCATGGCGCTCAAGCACCGCTACCGTCTCGAGGACCTGCCATGA
- a CDS encoding PaaI family thioesterase, giving the protein MNLVAQLPPGLTGLQQLRKMIEMGGRPPIGETLDFVLVDAGEGFAAFEATPSLRAYNPLGTVHGGYAATLLDSACGCAAHSRLTPTQGYTTLELKVAYHKAITQETGRLRAEGRVLSIGRRAAFAEATLKDADGKLYASATSTLLVFER; this is encoded by the coding sequence ATGAATCTCGTCGCCCAACTGCCGCCTGGACTCACGGGTCTGCAACAGCTGCGCAAGATGATCGAGATGGGCGGCCGCCCGCCGATCGGGGAGACGCTGGATTTCGTGCTGGTCGATGCCGGCGAAGGCTTTGCCGCCTTCGAAGCGACGCCGTCGCTGCGCGCCTACAACCCGCTCGGCACCGTGCACGGCGGCTATGCCGCCACGCTGCTCGACTCTGCCTGCGGTTGCGCGGCGCATTCGCGCCTGACGCCGACCCAGGGCTACACGACACTGGAACTGAAGGTCGCGTACCACAAGGCGATCACACAGGAGACCGGCCGGCTGCGTGCGGAAGGCCGCGTGCTCAGCATCGGCCGCCGCGCCGCCTTCGCCGAAGCCACGCTCAAGGACGCGGACGGAAAGCTGTACGCGTCGGCGACGTCGACGCTGCTGGTGTTCGAGCGATAA
- a CDS encoding acetyl-CoA C-acyltransferase, with the protein MTTRDIVICHPVRTPIGAFNGSLKSVPATELGAIAVRETLRRGGLDPARLASVTMGNVIQAGNRMNPARQAAIGGGVPVDVPAMTVNRVCGSGAQAIVTAAQEIQLGLADVAVAGGMESMERAPYLLDQGRWGYRMGSAEIHDSMLRDGLVDAFSGEHSGWHTEDLVTRFALSREAQDRWAARSQQRFAAAQAAGHFDAELVAVEVEGRKKEKLLFSRDEQPRPDTTVEVLAKLRPAFRPDGTITAGNAPGVNSGASAMLVAERGFAEAAGLTPSARLVAYGIAAVEPGMFGIGPVPAVRIALARAGWSLGEVERVEINEAFAAVPLAVMGELGLAEDLVNVDGGAIAHGHPIGATGAILTTRLIHSMRRDGLRRGLVALCIGGGQGIALAIEVL; encoded by the coding sequence ATGACTACGCGTGACATCGTAATTTGCCACCCCGTCAGAACGCCCATCGGCGCCTTCAACGGTTCCCTCAAGAGCGTGCCCGCGACCGAGCTCGGCGCGATCGCCGTGCGCGAGACGCTGCGCCGCGGCGGCCTGGACCCGGCACGCCTCGCGTCGGTGACGATGGGCAACGTGATCCAGGCCGGCAACCGGATGAACCCGGCGCGCCAGGCGGCCATCGGCGGTGGCGTGCCGGTCGACGTGCCGGCCATGACCGTCAACCGCGTGTGCGGCTCCGGTGCGCAGGCGATCGTGACGGCCGCGCAGGAGATTCAGCTGGGTCTTGCCGACGTCGCGGTCGCTGGCGGTATGGAGAGCATGGAGCGCGCGCCCTATCTGCTCGACCAGGGGCGCTGGGGCTATCGCATGGGCAGCGCGGAGATCCACGACAGCATGCTGCGCGACGGCCTGGTCGATGCGTTCTCGGGCGAGCATTCCGGCTGGCACACCGAAGACCTCGTCACACGCTTCGCCCTTTCGCGCGAAGCGCAGGATCGCTGGGCCGCGCGCTCGCAACAGCGCTTCGCCGCCGCCCAGGCGGCCGGGCACTTCGACGCGGAACTCGTTGCCGTGGAAGTCGAAGGGCGCAAGAAGGAGAAGCTGCTGTTCTCGCGCGACGAGCAACCGCGGCCCGATACGACCGTCGAGGTACTGGCCAAGCTGCGCCCGGCGTTCCGCCCCGACGGCACCATCACCGCGGGCAATGCGCCGGGCGTGAACAGCGGCGCTTCGGCCATGCTGGTCGCCGAGCGTGGCTTCGCCGAAGCTGCCGGCCTCACGCCGTCCGCGCGCCTCGTCGCCTACGGCATCGCCGCGGTCGAACCCGGCATGTTCGGCATCGGGCCGGTGCCGGCCGTGCGCATCGCGCTCGCGCGCGCGGGCTGGTCGCTGGGCGAGGTCGAGCGCGTCGAGATCAATGAAGCCTTCGCGGCGGTGCCATTGGCTGTGATGGGCGAACTCGGCCTGGCCGAGGACCTGGTCAACGTCGATGGCGGCGCGATCGCGCATGGCCATCCCATCGGCGCGACGGGCGCCATCCTCACCACGCGGCTGATCCATTCGATGCGGCGGGACGGGTTGCGCCGCGGGCTCGTGGCGCTCTGCATCGGCGGCGGGCAGGGCATCGCGCTGGCGATCGAGGTGCTGTAA
- a CDS encoding alpha/beta hydrolase, which translates to MLLCLLFLCSWARADAPVWQPSAGHEQVPLWPGTPPGSSSVPGAEYMKTGEKLIGGRPIVGVSNVSRPTLTVYAPAGQNTGTAVVVFPGGGFQGLAIDLEGTEVCDWLTAKGVTCVLLKYRVPSMPYVWSCDCRPHNHALSMPSLQDAQRALRLIRAHAAAWHVDPHKVGVLGFSAGGFLVAETSTTFKRRLYAPVDAVDQESSRPDFAIAIYPGHLATDDDRFNVNLPVTHDTPPTFLLQAEDDYVDGVNQALVYYNALRKADVPAEMHLYAHGGHAFGLRPTAEPITHWPALVETWLGTIGMTTGGTP; encoded by the coding sequence ATGTTGTTGTGCCTGCTTTTCCTCTGCAGCTGGGCGCGCGCGGATGCGCCCGTCTGGCAACCCTCCGCCGGACACGAGCAGGTACCGCTGTGGCCCGGCACGCCGCCCGGCAGCAGTTCGGTGCCAGGTGCGGAGTACATGAAGACCGGCGAAAAACTCATTGGCGGACGGCCGATCGTCGGCGTGTCCAACGTGTCGCGCCCGACGCTGACGGTCTACGCACCTGCCGGGCAGAACACCGGGACCGCGGTCGTCGTGTTCCCCGGCGGCGGCTTTCAGGGGCTGGCCATCGACCTGGAAGGCACGGAGGTCTGCGATTGGCTGACCGCCAAGGGCGTCACCTGCGTCCTGCTCAAGTACCGCGTTCCGAGCATGCCTTACGTCTGGTCATGCGATTGCCGCCCGCACAACCACGCGTTGTCGATGCCGTCGCTGCAGGACGCCCAGCGCGCCTTGCGGCTGATACGCGCGCATGCGGCGGCATGGCACGTCGATCCGCATAAGGTGGGTGTGCTCGGCTTCTCGGCGGGCGGCTTCCTGGTGGCGGAAACGAGCACCACGTTCAAGCGCCGCCTGTACGCGCCCGTCGATGCGGTCGACCAGGAAAGCAGCCGCCCCGACTTCGCCATCGCCATCTATCCCGGCCACCTCGCGACGGACGACGATCGGTTCAACGTCAATCTGCCGGTCACCCATGACACACCGCCCACGTTCCTGCTTCAGGCGGAGGATGACTACGTGGACGGCGTGAATCAGGCGCTCGTCTATTACAACGCGTTGAGAAAGGCGGACGTTCCCGCCGAGATGCACCTCTACGCACACGGCGGCCATGCCTTCGGCCTGCGTCCGACGGCGGAACCGATCACACACTGGCCGGCCCTGGTCGAAACCTGGCTGGGCACGATCGGCATGACGACCGGCGGCACTCCGTAG